The following nucleotide sequence is from bacterium.
TTAATCAATTAGTTAGATTTGAAAGGGAGAAAATGATAAGCAGGAAAAAAACTCCGGCTTTAGGAGGATGTCCGCAGGCTAAAGGGGTGTGCACACGCGTCTATACGACTACACCCAAAAAACCAAATTCTGCTTTAAGAAAAGTAGCCCGAGTCCGATTATCTAAAGGGGGCGAAGTAACATCTTATATCCCGGGTATTGGACATAATCTCCAGGAACATTCCATTGTTTTAATCCGTGGGGGTAGGGTAAAAGATTTACCCGGCGTTCGATACCATATTATTCGAGGCACTTTAGATACTATAGGCGTTACGGATAGAAGAAAAGCAAGGTCTAAATATGGAACTAAAAGACCGAAAACAGGAAAGTAGCTAGTGCTCTGTCGCCATTCAAGTGATTGATTGGCCGTTGTCCCCCGCTGGCAGGGGTCTAATCCTTACCCACAAATTGGGTAACAAGATGAGATAAGCAAGGATAAACTATAAACGGGAGATTAGAGATTGCAGGAGAGCGGAGTGAGTGGCAAAATTCCAAATCACAAATTCCAAAATACAAATAAATTCCAATGACCAAAATTCAAAATTCCAAACAA
It contains:
- the rpsL gene encoding 30S ribosomal protein S12 — translated: MPTVNQLVRFEREKMISRKKTPALGGCPQAKGVCTRVYTTTPKKPNSALRKVARVRLSKGGEVTSYIPGIGHNLQEHSIVLIRGGRVKDLPGVRYHIIRGTLDTIGVTDRRKARSKYGTKRPKTGK